The nucleotide sequence GGGTCGGCGGGCGGGTCTTCGCCACACTCTGGGTTGACGAGGAGCGCGTCGTCGTCAGGCTGACGCCGGAGGCGCGGGCGCATTGGATGGAGACCGCGCCGGACGCGTTCGAGCCCGTGCCGGGTGCCTGGGGCACCCGCGGCTGGACCAGCCTCGATCTCCATGCGGCGGAGGACGGCATCCTGCGTCACACCCTGCTGACGGCGTGGCGTACGGTCGCGCCGCCGGGTCTGGCGGCCCGCTACGAAGGCCTCGCCACCGATCCCTCGCCGCTCAGTTCCTGAGGCCCGGCGCCTCCTGACCGGTGCTCGCGACGTATTCGGTGTAGCCGCCGCCGTACTGGCGGATGCCTTCCCCCGTCACTTCGAGCACCCGGTTCGACAGGGCCGCCAGGAAGTGCCGGTCGTGGCTCACGAACAGCATCGTCCCCTCGAACCCGGCGAGCGCATCGATCAGCATCGCCTTGGTGGCGATGTCGAGGTGGTTGGTCGGCTCGTCGAGAACGAGGAAGTTCGGCGGGTCGTACAGCATCTTGGCCATCACCAGCCGGGCCTTCTCGCCGCCCGAGAGCACCCGGCAGGGCTTCTCCACGTCGTCGCCCGAGAAGCCGAAGCAGCCGGCGAGCGCCCGGAGCGAGCCCTGCCCGGCCTGCGGGAAGCTGCTCTCCAGATCCTCGAACACCGTGAGGTCGCCGTCGAGCAGGTCCATGGCGTGCTGGGCGAAGTAGCCGAGCTTGACGCTGCCGCCGACCGTCACCGTGCCGGAATCGGGTTGCGCCGTGCCGGTGACGAGCTTGAGCAGCGTCGACTTGCCGGCGCCGTTGACGCCCATCACGCACCAGCGCTCCTTGCGCCGGATCGAGAAGTCGAGCCCCTCGTAGATGGTACGGCTGCCGTAGCGCTTGTGCACGCCCTTCAGCATCGCGACGTCGTCGCCGGAGCGCGGGGCGGGCTGGAACTCGAAGGCGACGGTCTGGCGCCGCCGCGGCGGCTCGACCCGCTCGATCTTGTCGAGCTTCTTCACCCGGCTCTGCACCTGGGCGGCGTGGCTCGCCCGCGCCTTGAAGCGCTCGATGAACTTGATCTCCTTGGCCAGCATCGCCTGCTGGCGCTCGAACTGCGCCTGCTGCTGGGCCTCGTTCAGCGCCCGCTGCTGCTCGTAGAAGGCGTAATCGCCCGAGAAGGTGGTGAGCGTGCCTCCATCGATCTCGATCACCTTCGAGACGATGCGGTTCATGAACTCGCGGTCGTGCGAGGTCATCAGCAGCGCGCCGTCGTAGCCCTTCAGGAAGGATTCGAGCCAGATCAGGCTTTCGAGGTCGAGGTGGTTGCTCGGCTCGTCGAGCAGCATCAGGTCGGGCCGCATCAGCAGGATGCGGGCGAGCGCCACGCGCATCTTCCAGCCGCCCGAGAGGCGGCCGACATCGCCGTCCATCATCTCCTGGGAGAAGCCGAGACCCGCCAGCACCTCGTAGGCGCGGCCCTCCAAGGCGTAGCCGTCGAGTTCCTCGAAGCGTGCCTGCACCTCGCCGTAGCGCTCGACCAACGCGTCCATCTCGTCGGCCCGGTCCGGGTCGGCGAGCGCCGCTTCCAGTTCCTTCAACGCGGCGGCGACGGCGCTGACCGGGCCGGCCCCGTCCATCACCTCGGCGACGACGGAGCGGCCGGCCATCTCGCCGACATCCTGGCTGAAATAGCCGATGGTGATGCCGCGCTCGGCCGAGACCTGCCCCTCGTCGGGCTGCTCCTGGCCGGTCATCATCCGGAACAACGTGGTCTTGCCGGCGCCGTTCGGGCCGACGAGGCCGGCCTTCTCGCCCTTCTGCAGGGCGGCCGAGGCCTCGATGAAGACGATCTGTCGACCGTTCTGCTTGCCGATCTTGTCGAGGCGAATCATGCGTCCGCGAGGCCTGGGCGAGGGTCGGATGGGAAAACCCCGAAGGGCTCGGCGCCGGACTTAAGCCAAGGACGTCGCGAGCGAAAGCAGAGCCGCCCCGCCGCGCCCGCCGGGCGTGCGAAGGGCCGGACGCCATGAAAAAACGAGGAGACGGGCCGCGGCCACGCCGATGCTGGCCGCGGCCTCCGAGCAGTCGCGGCAATCCGAGCACCTTCGGACGGAGGGGGTGCGCTTCCTCGTTCGGGCGAAGCCGGATGGCCTCTTGCCTGGAATCGGCAGCGCGCCGTCCGCCTATCCGGGCACCTTCTTGTGGGTCACGGCGGTGGCGACCTCGTCGGGACGTGCCTCGTCCGTGCCGGCCACGGCGCCGGAGAGTGCGGCGGCGTGCATCGCCAGCACGGGCACGAAGACGAGCGCCATCATCAGCGCCACCACGAGCACGACGCTGCCGTTGCGACCGGACTTCGCCGCGCGGGAGCGGGCACGCCGGGAAATGACGTTGGAGTCAGACATGGCTCACCTCTTGTCGGACCAGCCGCCAAAGGCCGGTCGCGAGTGAGCCGGATCGGACGATCAGGCGCGGATCACGCGGGCGGCCAGAGACGGCGTGGTCGATCGACTACTGTCGTCGGGCATGGGGGTCGGTGGTTCCTGTGGAGCCGCACATCGGTCGCACGGCGACGATGATGCAGACAACGCGCGCATGCCGGACTTGTTCGATCCCGTCAAGTCCGGTTCGCTTTCGCGCCAGGGCTGCGAACTCAGGTTGACGCGATGCGCTTCCCGGATGCGGCGTCTTTGCCACAGCATCGGACGCTCGTCATTCCGGGGCGCCGACAAGCGAACCCGAACCCGAGGGGCGCGCGCCGGAGGCGTGCCATCCACGACCGGCCGCGACGCCGGGCTTCGGCGACGCATCGCGGGTGGATTTCCGGGTTCCGCCGCGCGGCCCCGGAATGACGGCGGCGGTAAGGCACCGGAGAGGGGCTGTCGGAGCGTGAATCCGCGTTCGCAGCCCTGCTCTCGCGCGATGGGGGCGGCAGCGGACATGAGAGGCGAAACGCGAAGGCTGCGGCCCGCGTTGTCGGCCCATGTCGACGAGCACGATCACTTGGACCCGAGGCGGCCTCTCCGAGGTGCCGCTGCAGCGATTCTCCGGACGTGTCGGTGCGATCGAGGTCGGCATCGTCGAGTACGACGGGTCGAACCGTCTCTGGACATGGTGGAGCCCGCTCGCCGAGGACATCTGGGGCCACGCCCAGGACGCGGATGCCGCCAAGCAGGCCTGTGAAGTCTGGCTGCGCGGCTGGCTGGAAAACTTCCGGCCCTTCTTCGAGGCGGCCCCTCGCTGACGAGCCTCAGGCTGCCGCGGTGGCGGCGGCCGATGTGTCGCGGCTGCGCCACATGTAGCGGGCGAGGATCGAACGGTAGGGCGCGAAGCGCGCCGCGACCGTGATGGTATCCTCGATGTCCGTCAGCCGGCGCAGGACGCCGACGGCGGCGACATCGCCCGCGGGCCAGATGTCCGGGTCGAGGAAGTGGAAGATGCCGGCCATGTCCGCGGTCCAGGGGCCGACCCCGCGGATGCGGCACAGGACGGCGGAGCGTTCCGCGTGCGGCATCCGCGCCAGTTCCGGCCCGAGCAGGCCGGACGCTTCCGCGTCACGGATGGCGTGCAGCGCCCTGACCTTGTTCGCCGAGACACCGCAGCCGCGCAGCACCGCCTCGTGACCGGGCACGAACAGGTCGCGCGGCGCCACGACCCGAGCTGCGGCCGCAGCCTCGATCCGGCTCCAGATCGAGAAGGCGGCTTTGGTCGAGAGCTGCTGGTTGACGACTTCGACGAAGAGGCGCTCGGCGACGCTGGCATGGAGCGGCGGCGCGATCTCGATGAAGCCGACCGCGGCGATCGCGGCGTGAAGCGGCTTCGAGATCGTGGCGGCTGTCCGCAGCAGCCGGTCGTGGATGTCGGTGTCGAGCATGCTGTCGTTCCGTCAGAATCAGGTGACCGTCGGCGAAAGTGTGGCGCAAGACGGCATAGTTCGGCGTCGCCGCGCGCCTGTCACCCGGAATCGGCAGCGATGGTCGCCCCCGCATGTCTGCATGGCGCGCAGGGAGCCGGTGGCGGGGGGTCGAGACGCCTGGGCAAATCATTGTGCACCACTTTGGCCCACATCCGTCGCGCGATCGCCTAAATTCAACGCACGGCGATGCTTGGCGAGAGCACAGCAACGGCGATGCTCGACAAATCTAAGGGCTTCGTGTGATGAGTCAGGGCGTGTTCGCGACTGATGAGGCCGCCGGACCGACTGTCGGTTCATGGACAAAGGCAGGCCGGCCTCGTCGGCTGTGCCTCGGTCCCGCGATCCGTCGATATCGCTCTGTCGTCTTCCCGGAAGCAGGCCGATGACGGAATGGCGCCCGCAGTGAGCAACCCCGGAGTGAGAAACCCGGGCATGTCCAGGCATGGTCCGGGTGTTGCCGTCGATCAGTGCGCCTGCGAGCCGGCCCCAACGCTTCCCGTGCTGCGCTACAGCACGGCGGGCGAACCGCCCGAGCAGGCCGTCGAGACGTGGCGCCGGCTGATGAAGCTGATGTACAGCATCGACCCGGCCGAACGGAACGCCAACGGCCAAGCCCCGGGCGGCGGTATCGCCGTCTATCGGGTGGGCTCGCTGCTGGCGAACCGAACCGTCTGGCACGCGCAGTACGTCGCGCGGGACCGCCGCCTCGCCGATGCGACGCCCGACCACATCGCGTTCCAGCTCTGCCGCAGCGGCAGCTACCACGGGAACATCTCCGGCCGCACCGCCTCGCTCCTGCCCGGCACCGTCGCGGTGGCCAATCGGCGCCGGATGCTGGCCGGCAATCTCGCGGCCGACACGATGGGGCTGATCGTGCCGCGCCATCTCTTCGCCGGCGTCGATACCGACGCACTGGCCGTGCGCTTCGACGCCGCCCGCAACCGCCTCCTCGGAGCCCGCGTCGATCTTCTCTACCGGAGCCTGCCGCGCACGCGCTCCGAAGCGGTGCCGGCCCTCGAGACCGAATTGATCGGCTTCCTGCGCCGCCTGCTCGACCCGTCGCAGGCGAGCGACGTGCTGGAGGGGCCGGAACTCGATGTCGGGCAGTTTGCTCTCGCCGAACGCTTCGTCCTCAGCCGGCTCGGCGATCCGCATCTCGCGCCCGAACACATCGCGGCCGCACTCAAGATCTCCCGGGCGACCCTCTACCGGTTGTTCGCTCCGGTGGGTGGGGTCAGCGCCTACGTGCAGGACCAGCGCTTTCTCGCCTTTCGCGACGCACTGGCTGATCCGTTGGAGGCGCGAAGCCTGACGCGCCTGGCCGAGGTGCACGGCATCCGAAGCGCGGCCCATCTCAGCCGTAGCTTCCGCGCTCGCTTCGGCGCCTCGCCACGCGCTTGGCGTGAACGGCAGCGCACCGCGGCTCTGGCGGAACAGGGGGATGTGCTCGGCCCTGCACGCGCTTGGTGGAGCGGCTTCAGACCGCCGGGCCCGCGTTAGAGCCGCTCCCGAAGGACGTTTCCCTAGTAGGGTCGGCCTGGGCTCGAGGCCCCCGATCCGCCCGCCTTGACCGCCGCCGTCGAGGACGGCCGGCGACGGCGACGTCCGGGTCACCGGCCGCGAACCGCGCCATCTGGAAGCCGCGGACAAGGCGGCGGATGGCGGCGAGCGGCTGCTCCATGGCGATTTCGACGGCCGTATCCGCGAGCGACCGCTCCTCTGAACCCGCCCTCGCGCCCTCGGCGGCCGAACCGGGCCTGTTCCAGGCTGACGGAGGGGCGCGAGGGCGGGATAGTGAAGTCGATCCCTTGCGGCGCCAAGTCTTCCCGTCACGCCCGCCTGCAACCCGGACGACGTCGCGGCAGCGCCGTCCATCGGTCCGAAACGATCGCGGCTTCGTGATGAATTAGATCGGAACGTGATGATCGCAGACAACTTAAGCGGCGGCTGCCCACGAGGGGGCCGCGTCTTGCCGGGCCGCGACGGCATGCTGCGCCCGATCGCGAAGGGGATCGGCAGCGATGCGGGCGCCGTCGGGGCTGTGCCGGAGAAGGGTCTGCTCGAAACCCGGCTCAGCCCGAACCGGAACGGCCGGCAATGGCGAGCCGCGCCGCGCACCCGAACTCGTAACCCTCCCGGAGCCAGAGAAGGAAACTCGACGCCGATGGGCGCGTTCACCCTGACCCCGAACGTCGCGACCTGGAGCATCGCCGCGCTGGCGACCCTCGGCGTGATCCTGCGCCCCTTCGCCTGGCCCGAGGCGATCTGGGCGGCCCTGGGCGCCGTGCTCCTGGTCGTGCTCGGCCTGATGCCCTGGCCGGTCGCGCTGGAGGGCGCGGCCAAGGGGACCGATGTCTACCTGTTCCTCGTCGGCATGATGCTGCTCTCCGAGGTCGCCCGGAAGGAGGGTCTGTTCGACTGGCTCGCCGCCCACGCGGTGCGGGCCGCGCGGGGCTCGGCGACGCGGCTGTTTCTTCTCGTCTACCTCGTCGGCACGGTGGTGACGGTGTTCCTCTCGAACGACGCCTGCGCGGTCGTGCTGACGCCGGCCGTCTTCGCCGCCACGAGGGCCGCCGGGGTGAAGCGGCCGCTGCCCTACCTGTTCGTCTGCGCCTTCATCGCCAACGCGGCGAGCTTCGTCCTGCCGATCTCGAACCCGGCCAATCTCGTCGTCTTCGCCGAGCACATGCCGCCGCTGGGCCGATGGCTCGCGACCTTCACCCTGCCCTCCGTGCTCGCCATCGTCGCGACCTACGTCGCCCTGCGCCTGACCCAGAACGGCCGGCTGAAGGGCGAGACGGTCGCGACCGATGTCGAGACGCCCGGCCTCGGGTTCGGCGGCACGGTCGCCGGCCTCGGCATCGTCGCCACCGGCGCGGCCCTGATCGGCGCCTCGGCCGCCGGGATCGAACTCGGCCTGCCGACCTTCCTCGCCGGCCTCGCCACCACGCTCGTCGTGCTCCTGATCAACCGGGGCGGCCTCGTGGAGGTCGTCAGGGACGTGTCCTGGGGCGTGCTGCCGCTGGTCGCCGGGCTGTTCGTCCTGGTCGAGGCCCTGGAGAAGACCGGCGTGCTGGGGATGCTCGCCGACCTGCTGAAGCGCGCCGCGCAAGCCGATCCCGCCGCCACCGCCTGGGCCGGGGGCGCCCTCGTCGCGTTCGGTGCGAACCTCGTGAACAACCTGCCGGCGGGGCTGCTCGCCGGGGCGGCGGTGCAGGCCGCCCATGCCCAGGAGAAAGTCGCCGGCGCGATCCTGATCGGGGTCGATCTCGGGCCCAACCTCTCGGTCACGGGCTCGCTTGCCACGATCCTCTGGCTCACCGCGATCCGGCGCGAGGGCCAGGACGTGTCCGCCTGGAGCTTCCTCAAGCTCGGGCTGCTCGTGATGCCGCCGGCCCTCGTCCTGGCGCTCGGCGCCCTGATCCTCGTCTGATCCCCGACCTCGCCCGATCCGGAGACGCGCCCCCGTGACCGCCGCCCTGCTCTATCCCTTCATCATCGTGGCCGGCGCGCTCCAGGCGCTCGGCAATTCCATGAACGCGCAACTGCGCGGGCGCCTGGTCAACCCGTTCCTGGCGGCCGCCGTCTCGTTCCTGCCGATCGTCTTCGTCTTCGCGACGCTGTTCCTGGTGATGCCGACGCCCCTGCCGAGCCTCGACACGCTGGCGAAGATGCCCTGGTACGCGCCGCTCGGGGGCGTGGCCGGTGCGGTCGCGGTGTTCGGCGGCCTCGCCTTCGTCGACAAGGTCGGCGCCGGCCCGTTCAACGGCCTGACGCTGACCGCCAACATCCTGACCTCGCTGGCGATGGATTCCCTCGGCCTGTTCGGCCTGCCGGGCGGCGGCTTCAAGCCGATGCCCTGGCTCGGCGGCCTGCTGATGGCGGTCGGCGTGACCTTCATCGCCCGCGTCACGCCCGACAAGGGGGATGCGGGCGGCGAGACGAAGGATTCCGGCCACGGCCTCAACCCGCGCCTGCTCTACCCCTTCATCGTCGTCGCCGGCGCGCTCCAGGCGATCGGCGTGGTGTGGAACGCGCAGTTGCGCGGCGCCCTGGTCAATCCGTGGCTCGCGGCCCTGGTCTCGTTCCTGCCGGTGGTGTTCGTCTTCGTGCTGGTCTTCCTGCTGCGACCGAAGCCGCTGCCGCAGCGCACGGACATCGAAGGGGTGCGCTGGTGGATGCCGCTCGCAGGCCTCGCCGGTGCGGTGGCGGTGTTCGCGGGCCTGCTCCTCGTCGACAAGGTCGGCGCAGGCGCCTTCAACGGGCTCCTGATCACCGCCAACCTCCTGACCTCGGTGGCGCTGGACCATTTCGGCTGGGTCGGCATGAAGCAGGTGAGGGCCGGCGCATCGCGGTTGGGCGGAGCGGCCCTGATGGTGGCCGGGATCGTCCTGATCTCGCTGTTCTGACGGTAACAGGTCAAAGTGCATAACACGATCCAGGGCATCGTCCCGAAAGGGGGTCTCCGGCTTTCGGAAGAGGACGATGCAAAAGCAAGAACCGAGAGCATCGTCCTGGAGCCGATTCCCAGGACGATGCGCTAGAGGCTGCCCGGTCCCTTCGCCATGCCGGCGAGGGTGAAGAGATCGACCGAGAACTTCGCGCCGCCGACGAAGGCGTCCGGCGTGTTCTTCGTCCGGAAGGGGAAGCGGGTGTTGTCGGGGTTGATGATGTACTGAAGGTTCGGCGTCAGGCGGGCCGCCGGGGTGATCTGGATGCCGTAGTTGAGTTCCAGCATCACCTGCTGGGTCGCCACATCGCGCGGATCGAGGCCGAGCGAGGCGCGCGCCGCCCGGACGTTGGCGAGACCGTCCGAGGAGAACTTCTGGGTCGAGATCACGAAGCCCGCCGTGTCGTAGGGCCGGCCCGCGAAGGTGCCGGTCAGGATCGCGCCGCCCTCCAGGTAGTAATCGTGGGTCTGCCGGCCTTCGGTCGCCTTCATCGCCACGCCGAACAGCGTCAGCCCCTGCGGAGCCGCCGGATCGGGCCGCCAGACCATCTGGTCGAACCGGGCGTAGATCGCGGATCGCCCGAAGCGGGTCAGCGGATCGCCGCCGCTGAAGACGAGCGGACGCCCGGCGGCATTCAGCACCGGGTCGGCATAGTCCGACCGATCGACGATGGCGCCGAGGCCGTAGTTGCGCGGCAGCGGATCGTTGGCGAGCGTGGTCGAGTAGCCGAGTTCGAGCGGGATCACCACGCCGGTGGCGCCGCGGGTCGACCAGTCGATCCCGTTGTCGATCAGCCGCTGCGTGTGCGGGTTCACCTCGTAGGCGCCGACATGCAGGAAGACGCGATCGGTGAACCAAGCCTTGGCATGCGCTCCCCAGGTCGAGATCGGCCAGAAGGTGAAGTTGGTGGTCTTGAAGGCGAAGACCGGGCTGCCGCAGGTCGCGTTGTTCTGGAAGTTGCAGTAGATCGGCGAGGACAGAAAGTTGATGTTGGCGCCGAGCCGGCCGAACTCGATGTCGAGCCGGTCGTCGAACAGCTTCTGCTGGTAGCTCAGCAGCGTCAGGCGGGCGGTCTGGCCGCCGCCGTAGATTTCCTGCACGCTGGTGTCGTTGCCGATGAAATCGTTCGACAGGCTGCGGCCGTGCCGCTGCGTCACGAGGGTGTGGAGCGAGCCGCCCTCGATGCCGGCCAGGCGGCCGAGATCGGCGTCGATGCCGAACAGGATCTGCCCGGTATACGCGCTTCCCTGGCGGATGCCGCCGATCGGATTGATCGCGGATTGGCTGGTGTAGTTCAGGATGAACGTGAGGCCGTTGCCGAGATCGAACGTTCCGGGCAGCAGGGTCGGCGGCCTCGCGGTGTTGCCCCGAACTTCGGCCGCGCGCGCGGCGCCGCGCCTGAACTGGCGGTTCGGTGCCCTTGCACCCACGGATGGCCGCAGGGGGGCCGGACGCAGCCGCGCCGGCTCCGCCGATGGCCGCAAGCTGCCGGGGGCAGGCGTCTCGGCCGGTGTCTGTGCCTGTGCCGCGCTTGCGGCGAGGATGGCGAAGAAGGCGATAGCCCCACGGATCGACGATATGGTCATGGTCACTCCCCCGAGGGGGTGCGGCCGTTGTCGGCTCTTTTGCATCACCGCCTCGACAACACTGGCAAGATTGAGGTAAATATCTGTTTTTTATCGTGAAAAATCTGCTTTATCTCAGAGCCTGTTTGACCGGCCGCCGTGTCTTCGTCAGGCAACGGCAAGGCGAGAGGAAGGTCCTACTCCCATCCTGAACCCTCATCCTTCGAGGCCGCTCACGCGGCACCTCAGGATGAGGGGCGAGAGGGGATCACTGCAGTCAAACAGGCTCTCAGTCGGTCCATCGAATCGATTGATCCGTTTCATCGATCTTACGTGTCCTCGAACGCAGCGACGCTGCGGCGCCGTTCGCGCAGGAAGGCGTCGGCGACGTGGATCAGGGGGCGCAGATCGACGTCGCTCTCGCCCGTCCGCACCAGTTCGGCGAACCGGTCGTAGAGGCCGCGATACTCGCCCTCCGGCTCGAGCACCTGCGCCACGCCGTCGACGGTGAGGCGGCTGCCGCCCTCGGACAGGAGCAGGATGCCGTCCTCGGCCTCGACCCGGATGTCCCAGGTCTGGGGGCCGGTCTGGCGCCAGTCGAATTCCCCGCGGATCGGTGTTCCCTCGGCATCCGCGAAGGTCAGTTCCGCGGCGACCGGCGCCTGACGGTTCTCCGGCACGGAGAGCACCGCATCGGTGAGGAAGAAGGGCGGCAGGACGTGGGTGGCGATCGACAGGGCGTTGATGCCCGGATCGAACACGCCCATCCCGCCGGGCTCCCAGATCCAGTCCTGGCCTGGATGCCAGTGCCGCACATCCTCCTTCCAGGCGATCGTGACCGCGCGGATGCGGCGGGTCGCGAGCCAGCGCCGTGCCGGCTCGACGCCCGGCGCGCAGCGGGAGTGCCAGCTCGCGAACAGGCTGACGCCGTTCGCCCGCGCGGCGTCGCGCAGGAGTTCCACCTCGGCCAGCGTCGCGCCGGGCGGCTTCTCCAGGAAGACGTGCCGTCCGGCCTCGATCGCCGTGCGCGCCGCCGCGAAGCGGACCTGCGGCGGCTGGCACATGGCGACCGCATCGAGCAGGACCGGCGCGGCCAGCATCGCGTCGAGGGTGGGGTAGTTCGGTACCGCGTCGAGCCCGGCGTTGCGGCTCGCCACGGCCGCGAGGGTGAAGTCGGGCGAGGCGGCGATGACCGGCAGGTGCTGGTCCCGGGCGATCTTGCCGAGTCCCACCAGCC is from Methylorubrum populi and encodes:
- a CDS encoding Gfo/Idh/MocA family oxidoreductase, whose amino-acid sequence is MAALATPIRIGLVGLGKIARDQHLPVIAASPDFTLAAVASRNAGLDAVPNYPTLDAMLAAPVLLDAVAMCQPPQVRFAAARTAIEAGRHVFLEKPPGATLAEVELLRDAARANGVSLFASWHSRCAPGVEPARRWLATRRIRAVTIAWKEDVRHWHPGQDWIWEPGGMGVFDPGINALSIATHVLPPFFLTDAVLSVPENRQAPVAAELTFADAEGTPIRGEFDWRQTGPQTWDIRVEAEDGILLLSEGGSRLTVDGVAQVLEPEGEYRGLYDRFAELVRTGESDVDLRPLIHVADAFLRERRRSVAAFEDT
- a CDS encoding carbohydrate porin; the encoded protein is MTISSIRGAIAFFAILAASAAQAQTPAETPAPGSLRPSAEPARLRPAPLRPSVGARAPNRQFRRGAARAAEVRGNTARPPTLLPGTFDLGNGLTFILNYTSQSAINPIGGIRQGSAYTGQILFGIDADLGRLAGIEGGSLHTLVTQRHGRSLSNDFIGNDTSVQEIYGGGQTARLTLLSYQQKLFDDRLDIEFGRLGANINFLSSPIYCNFQNNATCGSPVFAFKTTNFTFWPISTWGAHAKAWFTDRVFLHVGAYEVNPHTQRLIDNGIDWSTRGATGVVIPLELGYSTTLANDPLPRNYGLGAIVDRSDYADPVLNAAGRPLVFSGGDPLTRFGRSAIYARFDQMVWRPDPAAPQGLTLFGVAMKATEGRQTHDYYLEGGAILTGTFAGRPYDTAGFVISTQKFSSDGLANVRAARASLGLDPRDVATQQVMLELNYGIQITPAARLTPNLQYIINPDNTRFPFRTKNTPDAFVGGAKFSVDLFTLAGMAKGPGSL
- a CDS encoding MmcQ/YjbR family DNA-binding protein, which encodes MACLPEDVRALALMLPEAVEGAHRGHPDFRVGGRVFATLWVDEERVVVRLTPEARAHWMETAPDAFEPVPGAWGTRGWTSLDLHAAEDGILRHTLLTAWRTVAPPGLAARYEGLATDPSPLSS
- a CDS encoding helix-turn-helix domain-containing protein gives rise to the protein MAPAVSNPGVRNPGMSRHGPGVAVDQCACEPAPTLPVLRYSTAGEPPEQAVETWRRLMKLMYSIDPAERNANGQAPGGGIAVYRVGSLLANRTVWHAQYVARDRRLADATPDHIAFQLCRSGSYHGNISGRTASLLPGTVAVANRRRMLAGNLAADTMGLIVPRHLFAGVDTDALAVRFDAARNRLLGARVDLLYRSLPRTRSEAVPALETELIGFLRRLLDPSQASDVLEGPELDVGQFALAERFVLSRLGDPHLAPEHIAAALKISRATLYRLFAPVGGVSAYVQDQRFLAFRDALADPLEARSLTRLAEVHGIRSAAHLSRSFRARFGASPRAWRERQRTAALAEQGDVLGPARAWWSGFRPPGPR
- a CDS encoding arsenic transporter; this encodes MGAFTLTPNVATWSIAALATLGVILRPFAWPEAIWAALGAVLLVVLGLMPWPVALEGAAKGTDVYLFLVGMMLLSEVARKEGLFDWLAAHAVRAARGSATRLFLLVYLVGTVVTVFLSNDACAVVLTPAVFAATRAAGVKRPLPYLFVCAFIANAASFVLPISNPANLVVFAEHMPPLGRWLATFTLPSVLAIVATYVALRLTQNGRLKGETVATDVETPGLGFGGTVAGLGIVATGAALIGASAAGIELGLPTFLAGLATTLVVLLINRGGLVEVVRDVSWGVLPLVAGLFVLVEALEKTGVLGMLADLLKRAAQADPAATAWAGGALVAFGANLVNNLPAGLLAGAAVQAAHAQEKVAGAILIGVDLGPNLSVTGSLATILWLTAIRREGQDVSAWSFLKLGLLVMPPALVLALGALILV
- a CDS encoding DNA-3-methyladenine glycosylase 2 family protein, which translates into the protein MLDTDIHDRLLRTAATISKPLHAAIAAVGFIEIAPPLHASVAERLFVEVVNQQLSTKAAFSIWSRIEAAAAARVVAPRDLFVPGHEAVLRGCGVSANKVRALHAIRDAEASGLLGPELARMPHAERSAVLCRIRGVGPWTADMAGIFHFLDPDIWPAGDVAAVGVLRRLTDIEDTITVAARFAPYRSILARYMWRSRDTSAAATAAA
- a CDS encoding ABC-F family ATP-binding cassette domain-containing protein — protein: MIRLDKIGKQNGRQIVFIEASAALQKGEKAGLVGPNGAGKTTLFRMMTGQEQPDEGQVSAERGITIGYFSQDVGEMAGRSVVAEVMDGAGPVSAVAAALKELEAALADPDRADEMDALVERYGEVQARFEELDGYALEGRAYEVLAGLGFSQEMMDGDVGRLSGGWKMRVALARILLMRPDLMLLDEPSNHLDLESLIWLESFLKGYDGALLMTSHDREFMNRIVSKVIEIDGGTLTTFSGDYAFYEQQRALNEAQQQAQFERQQAMLAKEIKFIERFKARASHAAQVQSRVKKLDKIERVEPPRRRQTVAFEFQPAPRSGDDVAMLKGVHKRYGSRTIYEGLDFSIRRKERWCVMGVNGAGKSTLLKLVTGTAQPDSGTVTVGGSVKLGYFAQHAMDLLDGDLTVFEDLESSFPQAGQGSLRALAGCFGFSGDDVEKPCRVLSGGEKARLVMAKMLYDPPNFLVLDEPTNHLDIATKAMLIDALAGFEGTMLFVSHDRHFLAALSNRVLEVTGEGIRQYGGGYTEYVASTGQEAPGLRN
- a CDS encoding DMT family transporter codes for the protein MTAALLYPFIIVAGALQALGNSMNAQLRGRLVNPFLAAAVSFLPIVFVFATLFLVMPTPLPSLDTLAKMPWYAPLGGVAGAVAVFGGLAFVDKVGAGPFNGLTLTANILTSLAMDSLGLFGLPGGGFKPMPWLGGLLMAVGVTFIARVTPDKGDAGGETKDSGHGLNPRLLYPFIVVAGALQAIGVVWNAQLRGALVNPWLAALVSFLPVVFVFVLVFLLRPKPLPQRTDIEGVRWWMPLAGLAGAVAVFAGLLLVDKVGAGAFNGLLITANLLTSVALDHFGWVGMKQVRAGASRLGGAALMVAGIVLISLF